The genomic stretch ATTGGTCAGGCCGAGGATTATGTCCAGGACCTTGATCGTGTAGACCACCCCGAGTATCAACACAACGCTGACGACGGGACGCATGTTGGGCCAGGTGATGTGCCAGAATGCTTTCCAACCGGTGGCGCCGTCAAGGGCCCCGGCCTCATACAGTTCGGTGGGAATGTCCTGAAGTCCGCCGTACAGCAGGGTGACGTTGAAGGGGATGCCCACCCAGATGTTGACGATGATGACGGCGGCCAGAGCCACCGACGGGCTCGTCAGCCAGGGAATCGCCGGGATGCCGAAGGTGCCAAGGAACTGGTTGAGAATGCCTGAGTCCTGATCGAGGATGGAGCGCCAGGTTGCGCTGGCGACGATCAGTGGCAGCAGCCACGGCAGGAGGAGCATGGCGCGCAGAAAGCCGCTCAGCGGGAACTTCTTGTTGAAGAACACCGCCAGCGCCATGCCAATCGCGAACTGGCCAAGGATCGAGCCCACCGTGAACAGCGCAGTGTTGAGCATTGCCGGGCCAAACAGGTTTGAACTGATGACCGTGACGTAGTTCTGCACACCGACCCACGGCGCCTCGCCCGTAAAGAACGTCTTGGTCGTGTAATCCTGAAAACTCATGGTGACGTTCTTGATCACCGGGTAGCCGAAATACAGGACCATGAAGAGGCCGGCCGGGAGCACAAAGAGGATCTTGGTGATCTCTTCCTTGTTGAACCTGTTGCGCTTTGGAGGCAGCTCGTCCTCGATCCGGGTACTGGCCGGTCCGCTTGCGCGTTTGATTTGTAACGATTCGGAAGTCATGGGTGACCTTTCAGCAGGGGCTCCGCCACCAGGTGGCGGAGCCCCTCGCAGGGACGGTGTTGGTGTTATCCGTTTGCAGCCTGTTTGAAGGCCTCGTCGACACTGGCCTTTCCGGTCAGTGCGAGCTGGATTGCGGTGTATATGGTGGTGGCCGCCTTGGGCCACCCTTCACCAAGCTGGCCCGTGCGCGACCGCGCGTTTGCCACCTGTTCGGTGAAAGACTCCATGGTCGGCATCTCGGCGTTGAATTCCTTCGCCAATTCAGGTTTCGTGGGAACCGTGTACCGCTGCGTTGCCAGCGACATTTGCGTGCTGTCCCTCGTGAAGCAGGTGATGAACTCCGCTGCCTTGGCCTGCTTTTCCTTGTTGCCGGTCTGGGGAACGGTCCACACTTCGCCTCCCAGCGGAGCGATTGGTGTCTGGCCCTCCTTGTTGACGGGCACTTGGACGGAGCCCCACTCCAACGACGGGTCTTCAGAAAGGGCAGGGATCTGCCACGGCCCGTTGACCATCATTGCTGCCTTGCCGGCCATGAACTGGTCCTTTACGTCGCCCTGACCCCAGTTGATGACGCTCTTGGAGGCGGACCCGCTGTCAACCAGGTCCTTCCAAAGCTGCAGTGCCTCCTTGTTTTCCGGGGAATCCAACTTGGCTTCATCGCCGCCGTTGGTCCACATGAACGGCAGGAACTGCCACGAGCCTTCATAGGTTGCAATGGCCGAGAACGCGACACCGTACTGAGAACCCTTTGTCAGCGCCTTTGCCGTGCTCTTCAGCTCATCCCACGTCGCAGGCGGCTGCAGGCCGGCATCAGCCAACAACTTCTTGTTGTAGAAAATGCCCAGCGTGTTGGCGGTCGGGGCCAGTCCGTAGACCTTGCCCTCATAGGTTCCGGCTTCGAGCATGCCCTTGGCAAAACCTGCCGTGTCAACGTCAAAGTCCTCAAGGGGTGCGAGTCCGCCGGTGGCGGCAATCTCCTGCAAATCCGGATTGTCAAGCATCAAAATGTCAGGGAGGGTCTTGGATGAGGACTTCTGCAAGACCTTCTGGATGAGGTCCTTGCCTGGTACCGCCTCGCGTTCGATGGTGACACCAATTTCCGAGGCGCAGCTTTCAATTTCGGTCTTGATTGCCTTGTTGTCCGGCTCGTTGTTGTAGTAGTCCATCAGCGTCAGCTTCGTGGCGTCACCACTGCCGCTGTTGCCTCCGCCACCGCCGCATGCGGTAAAGACGAACGGGATCAGGGCGGCCATGGCCAAGGCCTTGGTCAAGCGTTTCTTGTTGGGGTTTTTCACGTTGGCTCCTTTGCTCATTGTGTTCATGCGGTGCTGCCGAATCAGCATGGGACGATTCGATCCAGCAGTGGAAACTGTCCGAATCGGCGTGCCGCAGCTGACGGGCGGAGAATAGTAAAGCGCTTTACTGTTGCTTGTGAAATAGATCATGCCGTGATGGATGGTCGACTGTCAAGCATTATTTAAGCGCTTTACTTTTGGCATCCAGTAAGCCAGTATGTGAATAAACTAGGTGAGATGCCTTGAGATGCGACCACGGGGAGGAGTGTCATGGCAACGATGCAGGATGTCGCCAACTTGGCGAATGTGTCATTGGCGACCGTGTCCTTCACCATCAACAATTCAAAGCCGGTCTCCCCGAAGACCCGGGCCAAGGTGGAAGCGGCCATGAAGGATCTTGGCTACCGTCGCAATGCCGTGGGCAGCGCCCTTGCCCGGGGAAGAACCCACGTGTTGGCGCTTCTGTACCCGGCCCTGCAGCACCGCTTTTCACCCACGTCGGTCCGGTTCTTTACCAGCGCCGCCGACCAGGCCCGGCTGCGCGGCTACAACCTGGTGCTGTGGCCCATGAGCAACGACGCCGAGGCGGTCTCCGAATTGACATCGTCCGGGCTGGTCGACGGAGTCGTGCTGATGGAAGTGCAGCTGGATGACCCGCGCGTGGCTGAACTTTCGGGAAGCACTGTCCCTTTTGCGCTCATTGGCCGAACCCGGGACACCGCGGGAATTCCCTTCGTTGATGTCGACTTCGAATCAACGGTGGAGAAGGCCATCGACCGCTTCATCCAACTCGGCCACACAGACCTGGTCCTGGTGGACGGCGGCATTGGCAACCAGCTGCTCGGCGGTTACGGCCCGGTGGCAAGGACAAGAAAGGTTTTTGGGGAAGTCACGGCGCAGCGCGGGTTGTCCGGCGCCATCATGAGCGGTGTCCACTCCTCGGCGGGCGGCCGAGAACTGGCTAAGGAATTCGTCGCCTCGCATCCCGAAACGACGGGCGTGCTGATGATGAATGAACAGGCGGGCCCGGGTTTTGTGGCCGGCCTCCAACAAGCTGGGTACCGTTTGCCACAAGATGTTTCGGTGGTGGCCATTGCATCATCGCTGGACATCGTCAGCATGTCTGAGCCTGAGATGGCGGTTTACATTTCCCCCGCAGATGAACTGGGCCGCCTGGGCGTTGACACCCTCATTGACCGGTTGGACAAACTAAGCGACACCCTGCCGCAGCTGCTGATCGAATGCTCGTACTCTTCAGGAGCAACCATGGGCACTGCACCCAAGCGAAAGAAATAGCCCAGGGGAGCCAGCCCCGGCGGCGGGCGGGCCGACAGCCCAGGGCGAGTGTCCGGCGTCGTGCCTGGCAGGGAAAGTGCCCTGCGAAAGAGGCACAGCCTGGGGGCTACTTCCCGGTGCCGAGCATTTCCTCGACGGCAGCACAGGCACCCAGTTCATGCTCCGACAGCGGCGGGGTGTCGCAGGCAACGCGGCGCAGAAGCGTGCGGAACAGCTCTCGCTCGGCCGCGTCCAGGGCGCCCAGGACGACATCCTCTGCCCCGGCGACACTGCGCTGAAGTTCCGCGAGCATGGCCAAGCCGGTGGCAGTTGCCACCACAATGCGGGCGCGGCGGTCGGCGGGATTGAGCTGGCGCTCCACGAGGCCGGCCTTGACGAAGTCGTCCACCAGGTAGGTCATCACGGTGCGGTCAATCCCCAGGTGCTGCGCAAGCGCCAGCTGGTTGGGGAGCTCGCCGCTGGCAACAGCAACCAGGACCTGGTAGCCCCGGGCACCGTGCGGGAACTCACCCATGGCCATGGTCGAGGCATTCTGGTAATTGCGCACCAGGACGCCCAGCGTCCAGCCAAAATCCTCTTGCGGGCTGGTCCGGGGCTGTGCGGTGGCTGCAGTGTTGCTCATGACATCCATCATAACGGAGACCTGCGCTTTACAACAGATCATATTCTAGTAAGATGATCTGTAGAACAACACACATTGTGGCGATGCCACCGGCGGCGCTGCAGACAAGAGGAGCATTTCGTGGAACTTGGCGTATACGGCTTTGGCGATGTCCACCGGGACCCCGTCACGGGTGCAGCGGTCAGCAGCCAGCAGCGCATGGCCGACCTCCTGGAGCGTGCCCGGCTGGCCGATGAAGTCGGCCTGGACTACTTCGGCGTCGGGGAGCACCACCGCGCGGATTTTGCCGTGTCGTCAATCGTCCCCGTGCTTGCCGCCGCGGCCGCCCAAACGAAAAACATCAAGGTCGGATCCGCCGTCACGGTGCTGAGCACGGAGGATCCCGTCCGCGTGTACCAGCAGTTCGCCACCTTGGACCTGCTCTCCGGCGGCCGCGCCGAACTGACGGCCGGCCGCGGCTCCTTCATCGAGTCATACCCGCTCTTCGGTGCCGACCTCAACGACTACGAAGCCCTCTACGAAGAGAAGATCGCCCTGCTGCTGGCCCTCAACGAGGCAGGTCGCAAAGAGGAATCCATCACGTGGAGCGGCAAGTTCCGCCCAGCCCTGGACGATGCCACCATCTACCCGCGCCCCGTGGACAACAACCTGGACATCTGGATCGCCACCGGCGGCACCCCCGCATCGTCGGCCAGGGCCGCGCGCCTGGGCACCAACGTCATATACGCACTGCTGGGCGGGTCGGTCAACAGCTTCGCCCGCCATGCACAGCTGTTCCGGGCCGAAGCCGCCCAAGCCGGACACGACGCCGGCGCACTCAAGGTGGGGGTCAGCGCCGTCGGACTTGTTGCAAAGGACGGCGCGGCGGACACCTTCTACCCCTACTACCGCCACCTCATGGACGGCATTTCCCGCGAGCGCGGATTCTCCGCCCCGAACCGCATAAGCTACGACATGCAGGCGGCACCCAGCGGCGGAATTTACGTCGGCACGCCGGAGCAGGTGGCCGAAAAGATCCTGCTGACGCGCGAACACATGGGCCACGACCGCCACATCCTGCAAATGGACCTGGCGTCGGTGCCGCAAAAGGACGTCCTGAAATCCATCGAACTGCTCGGCACCGAGGTCAAGCCCCTCATCGACGCCGAACTCGCACAGAAGGCCGCAGCATGAGCATCCAGACCCTGAAGCAGCACGACCCCGCCACCACCACAATCGGCATCCTCGGCGCCGGGAAGGTCGGCACCGGCGTGGCCCGCCAGGCCATCAAGGCCGGCTACCGCGTGCTGATCGCGGCCTCCGGAGACCCGAAAGACATCTCGCTGATCATTTCCGTCATGGCGCCCGGCGCCGTCGCGGTCAGCGCGGCGGAGGCCATGGCCGCCGCGGACCTGGTGGTGCTGTCCGTGCCGCTGCACAAGTTCCGCACGCTGGATCCGGCAGGCCTGGCCGGCAAGCATGTCCTGGACACCATGAACTACTGGCGCGACACGAACGGCGACATGCCCGAGCTGGAGGCCGCGCCGTCAAGCTCCGAGATGGTGCACGCACACATCCCCGGCGCCCGGCTGGCCAAGTCACTGAACCACATCGGCTACCACGAGCTCGAGCTGGACGCCCGGCCCGCCGGCGCACCGGACCGCCGCGCCCTGGCCGTCACCTCCGACGACGGGCAGACGCGCGACCTGGTGCTCGGCTTCGTGGAGCACCTCGGTTTTGACGCTGTCGACGGCGGATCCCTCGCCGGGGGCGCCGCGTTCGAACCGGGGACGCCGATCTTCACCGGCTCCTACGACCGGCCCGGGCTGCAGGCGGAACTGCTGGCCCACGCAGCCGGCGCCACCGGCGAAGGGCGGGAGCTGGCACCGGCGCACTAACCCGTACCGGGAGCCACGCACGCCCCACCCCAATTTCGACAACGCAGTTGATGGACCGATTCCGCCATTTTTGGTCCAACAACTGCGTTGTCGATTTTTGGAGCGGATGCGTCCGGCGACGTCAGCCCTTCGTCACCACCGCGCTGACGGGCGTGGCGTTGCTGAACAGGTCCTGCACGGGGCACCGGGCCTCAACAAACCGCCCCAGCTCCTCATAGCTCTCCTGTGATTCCGGGCCGGAAATTCGCACTGCCAGGCGGATGTCGCTGAATCCCGGCCGGACCGACTCATCAATCCCGAACAGTCCCCGCACGTCCAGGTCACCCTCGGCATCCACCTGGATGTCGTCCACCTGAATCCCCAGCAGTTCCGCGTAGAGCCGGTACACCACTACCTGGCAGGCAATGATGGCCCCGAGCGCGTATTCCACGGGGCTCGCGGCCGTGTCGTCGCCGGCCAGCGCGGCGGGCTCATCCACCGTGAATTGGTGCTTGCCGGCGCTGATCCTCGTGGCCACCGAGCCCACCCCCACGCCCGCGGCCTTGTACGTCAGCTGCGCGCTTCCCGGGTTTGCGGCAATCCGCCGGCTCCACGCCGTGCCCGCCTCGAGCAGCCGCGCCGAACGCTGTGCCGCATCGTCAACAAGTGCTGTTTCAGTCATGATGTTCCTTCGGTTTTTGCGGGCGCCGTTCACCCCGCCATACTTACGCCGCAGCGGTTGCCGGGCGTCGAATCCTCACCTGGGGCACCCCACTATGGTGTGGAGGGTTGCCGCCCAGCCGGCCAGGGCCTGTGGCTGGAACTCTTGATTCTGCCCACCAGTCTGCCCGAGCAGCTGTGCCGGCCCCAAGGCCGCCGTCACATGCAGCAACATTCCATGCACGACGCCGGCACTCGCCTCCCCGCCGCCCGACGCCCCGGATGTGGGAGACGCACGCCACGCCCGTCCTGCGCCATCCGCGAAGCAACTTAAGATGGATCCATGAGCGCAACACTTGTGGCCAAGGACCTTTCCGGCGGCCACGCCCACCGCACCCTTTTCTCCAACCTCTCCTTCACGGTTGCACCCGGCGACGTGATCGGAGTGGTCGGTGCCAACGGTGCCGGCAAGTCAACACTTTTGAGCCTTCTGGCCGGAGCCGCCACACCTCAGGGCGGCACCGTGAGCACGGCGCCCCAGGATGCGTTTGTCGGCTGGCTGCCACAGGAGCATGAGCGGGTCGAGGGCGAGTCCATCGCCGCCTACATTGGCCGCCGCACCGGCTGCACCCAGGCCACCGTTGACATGGAGTCCTCAGCCGAGGCGCTGGGGTCCGGCAACTCCGCGGACGACGACCGCTACGCCGCAGCCCTGGACCACTGGCTGGCTTGTGGTGCCGCCGACCTCGATGAACGCATCCCCGCAACACTGGCAGAGTTGGGCCTTGACCTGAGCCCGGACGCGTCCATGACCGGGCTCTCCGGCGGGCAGGCCGCCCGGGTGGCGCTGGCCGCGCTCCTGCTGAGCCGCTTCGACGTCGTGCTTCTGGACGAACCCACCAACGATCTTGACCTGGCCGGGCTGGCTCGGCTGGAGGAATTCGTGAAGGGGTTGCGCGGCGGCGTCGTGCTGGTCTCGCACGACCGCGAGTTCCTGGCCCGCACCATCACCTCCGTCGTGGAGCTGGACCTGGCGCAGAACAAGGTGGCCGTGTACGACGGCGGCTACGACTCCTTCCTGGAGGAGCGTGCCATTGCCAAGCGCCATGCCCGCGAGGCCTACGACGAGTTCGCCGAGAAGAAGGCCGACCTCGTGGGGCGGGCCCGGGTGCAGCGCGAATGGAGCTCGCAGGGCGTGCGCAACGCCATGAAGAAGGCTCCCGACAATGACAAGATCCGCCGCAAGGCCAGCAGCGAGTCCTCCGAAAAGCAGGCACAGAAAGTGCGGCAGATGGAGTCCCGGATTGCGCGCCTCGACGAGGTGGAGGAGCCGCGCAAGGAGTGGGCGCTGCAGTTCAGCATCGGCGCCGCACCGCGCTCCAGCACCGTGGTTTCAACTCTCAACGCGGCCGTCGTGCGGCAGGGCGACTTCACGCTGGGCCCGGTCTCGGCGCAGGTCAACGCCGGGGAGCGGATCGGCATCACGGGCCCCAACGGCGCCGGCAAGTCCACGCTGCTGAAGCTGCTGCTGGGCCGCATCTCCCCGGACGACGGCGTTGCCTCCCTGGGTGCCAACGTCGCCGTCGGGGAGGTGGACCAGGCGCGCAGCCAGTTC from Arthrobacter stackebrandtii encodes the following:
- a CDS encoding NADPH-dependent F420 reductase, with the protein product MSIQTLKQHDPATTTIGILGAGKVGTGVARQAIKAGYRVLIAASGDPKDISLIISVMAPGAVAVSAAEAMAAADLVVLSVPLHKFRTLDPAGLAGKHVLDTMNYWRDTNGDMPELEAAPSSSEMVHAHIPGARLAKSLNHIGYHELELDARPAGAPDRRALAVTSDDGQTRDLVLGFVEHLGFDAVDGGSLAGGAAFEPGTPIFTGSYDRPGLQAELLAHAAGATGEGRELAPAH
- a CDS encoding carbohydrate ABC transporter permease, coding for MTSESLQIKRASGPASTRIEDELPPKRNRFNKEEITKILFVLPAGLFMVLYFGYPVIKNVTMSFQDYTTKTFFTGEAPWVGVQNYVTVISSNLFGPAMLNTALFTVGSILGQFAIGMALAVFFNKKFPLSGFLRAMLLLPWLLPLIVASATWRSILDQDSGILNQFLGTFGIPAIPWLTSPSVALAAVIIVNIWVGIPFNVTLLYGGLQDIPTELYEAGALDGATGWKAFWHITWPNMRPVVSVVLILGVVYTIKVLDIILGLTNGGPANATQTIAVRSYQESFVNFQFGVGAAFSNILILISLVFAVIYLRVNRRAVDE
- a CDS encoding LLM class flavin-dependent oxidoreductase, which encodes MELGVYGFGDVHRDPVTGAAVSSQQRMADLLERARLADEVGLDYFGVGEHHRADFAVSSIVPVLAAAAAQTKNIKVGSAVTVLSTEDPVRVYQQFATLDLLSGGRAELTAGRGSFIESYPLFGADLNDYEALYEEKIALLLALNEAGRKEESITWSGKFRPALDDATIYPRPVDNNLDIWIATGGTPASSARAARLGTNVIYALLGGSVNSFARHAQLFRAEAAQAGHDAGALKVGVSAVGLVAKDGAADTFYPYYRHLMDGISRERGFSAPNRISYDMQAAPSGGIYVGTPEQVAEKILLTREHMGHDRHILQMDLASVPQKDVLKSIELLGTEVKPLIDAELAQKAAA
- a CDS encoding sugar ABC transporter substrate-binding protein, yielding MKNPNKKRLTKALAMAALIPFVFTACGGGGGNSGSGDATKLTLMDYYNNEPDNKAIKTEIESCASEIGVTIEREAVPGKDLIQKVLQKSSSKTLPDILMLDNPDLQEIAATGGLAPLEDFDVDTAGFAKGMLEAGTYEGKVYGLAPTANTLGIFYNKKLLADAGLQPPATWDELKSTAKALTKGSQYGVAFSAIATYEGSWQFLPFMWTNGGDEAKLDSPENKEALQLWKDLVDSGSASKSVINWGQGDVKDQFMAGKAAMMVNGPWQIPALSEDPSLEWGSVQVPVNKEGQTPIAPLGGEVWTVPQTGNKEKQAKAAEFITCFTRDSTQMSLATQRYTVPTKPELAKEFNAEMPTMESFTEQVANARSRTGQLGEGWPKAATTIYTAIQLALTGKASVDEAFKQAANG
- a CDS encoding LacI family DNA-binding transcriptional regulator, with translation MATMQDVANLANVSLATVSFTINNSKPVSPKTRAKVEAAMKDLGYRRNAVGSALARGRTHVLALLYPALQHRFSPTSVRFFTSAADQARLRGYNLVLWPMSNDAEAVSELTSSGLVDGVVLMEVQLDDPRVAELSGSTVPFALIGRTRDTAGIPFVDVDFESTVEKAIDRFIQLGHTDLVLVDGGIGNQLLGGYGPVARTRKVFGEVTAQRGLSGAIMSGVHSSAGGRELAKEFVASHPETTGVLMMNEQAGPGFVAGLQQAGYRLPQDVSVVAIASSLDIVSMSEPEMAVYISPADELGRLGVDTLIDRLDKLSDTLPQLLIECSYSSGATMGTAPKRKK
- a CDS encoding ABC-F family ATP-binding cassette domain-containing protein, with protein sequence MSATLVAKDLSGGHAHRTLFSNLSFTVAPGDVIGVVGANGAGKSTLLSLLAGAATPQGGTVSTAPQDAFVGWLPQEHERVEGESIAAYIGRRTGCTQATVDMESSAEALGSGNSADDDRYAAALDHWLACGAADLDERIPATLAELGLDLSPDASMTGLSGGQAARVALAALLLSRFDVVLLDEPTNDLDLAGLARLEEFVKGLRGGVVLVSHDREFLARTITSVVELDLAQNKVAVYDGGYDSFLEERAIAKRHAREAYDEFAEKKADLVGRARVQREWSSQGVRNAMKKAPDNDKIRRKASSESSEKQAQKVRQMESRIARLDEVEEPRKEWALQFSIGAAPRSSTVVSTLNAAVVRQGDFTLGPVSAQVNAGERIGITGPNGAGKSTLLKLLLGRISPDDGVASLGANVAVGEVDQARSQFPEGTPLGDAFEGLVPEMNQGEVRTLLAKFGLKANQVLSPVGALSPGERTRASLALLQARGVNVLVLDEPTNHLDLPAIEQLEEALESYEGTLLLVTHDRRLLENVSLDTRWSLSRGQLTEL
- a CDS encoding MarR family winged helix-turn-helix transcriptional regulator — its product is MSNTAATAQPRTSPQEDFGWTLGVLVRNYQNASTMAMGEFPHGARGYQVLVAVASGELPNQLALAQHLGIDRTVMTYLVDDFVKAGLVERQLNPADRRARIVVATATGLAMLAELQRSVAGAEDVVLGALDAAERELFRTLLRRVACDTPPLSEHELGACAAVEEMLGTGK
- a CDS encoding OsmC family protein, which translates into the protein MTETALVDDAAQRSARLLEAGTAWSRRIAANPGSAQLTYKAAGVGVGSVATRISAGKHQFTVDEPAALAGDDTAASPVEYALGAIIACQVVVYRLYAELLGIQVDDIQVDAEGDLDVRGLFGIDESVRPGFSDIRLAVRISGPESQESYEELGRFVEARCPVQDLFSNATPVSAVVTKG